The sequence below is a genomic window from Terriglobia bacterium.
GATCTGCATAGTCGCCAGAATGGTGGAGCGCTTGTCCCTCGCGGGGAAAAGCATCGTAATTCTCGATGTCGGGAAGGATTTTCTGCTCAGCCACGTTTAGCGCAAGTTGGACCGCTCCAAGCACCGTCGCTTCAGTTGCCAGCTTGCTGACCGCGACGCGGGGCCGGCAGAATTCGTTGCGTTCGATGATCTGGCTGGTGGCTTTGAAAAGGGCGGGACGCGAGCCGACGCGACCTCCCAAAACAACCAGGGATGGATTGAGGACAACGCATATGTTCGTGACCGCGTCGGCAAGAATTCGAGCTGTCTGCTGCAATATCCTGCCGGCCAGCGGCTCGCCTGATTCTGCCAGGTCCAGAATGCCCCCGCCGTCCAACTCCGATTTCTGGCCACTGCTCCCGCCGCTCTGACCCTCCAGATTCCGCCAGGCACACTCAATCGCCTTGGCGCCAATCATAGCTTCCAGCGGCCCAGGCTTCAGAATCGCCAGCGGGCTCTCCTCGGTTCCGGGTACGTAGAGATAACCGATCTCACCGGCCGCCCAGTCGGCGCCGTGATACAGGTGGCCATTGATAAAAATCCCTGCTCCAATCCCGGAACCGACCGTCAAAAAGACGAAGTTTTTTACTCCACGTGCAATGCCCCAGCGCCCCTCGCCAAGCGCCGCCAGGTTGACATCATTTTCAACTGTTGCGTGTGTCCCAACTCTCTCCGCGAGAACCTCGCGCAAGGGAACGGCCTGCCATTGCGGCAGAATAGGGGCGGAAAGCACGACCCCTTTCTGGATGTCAGTAATCCCTGGAACGCCCGCGGCCAGCGCCACCAGCTTTTTCGCCGGGACCTTATGCCGGGCCCGGAGCTTCCTGATGCCGGTGGCGATCAGCGAAACGACATGTTCCGGAGTACTTTGGGAATGCGTCGCAACGTCAAGTTTCTCGACAATGGTGCCATTGAGGTCGGCGAGCGCAATCCGCACCAGCGATGTCCCGATGTCAACACCCGCCACATAGCCCGCTGCAGAATTAAAACGGAGAAGATTGGGTGGGCGGCCGCCATTCGAGGGTCCCTGACCCATGGGCTCGATAAGGCCATGTTGTTTCAGATACGCGACGCCGCTGGAGATTGTCGGGGCGCTGAGTCCGGAGTATCGGGCAAGGTCCGCCCGTGAACAGGGACCATGTTTCCGCAAGAGACGGAGAATCTGCTGCGCATTAAAGTCGCGAAGCAGTCTCGGCCTTCCTAACATCCGTTTCTCCTGACCGCATGGGCGCGAGGCGGCCAGCGTGCTCAGGGACCAGAACAAGTCCGCCCATTCGCCTGCTGAGGCTGGCTAATGGAGGATTATAGAATCTCCGCCTGCACTTTCCGGCACTTTGATCATCTCCGGGCGCTCTTCCCTTTCGAGTGAGCTATGCCCCCAATAGCCCGAAGCCTCGGCAATGTCTAAGATCGGCCCACTGCAACTGTGTAGAGCTTAACATGGCCGTGGGCTTCTGAATTCTTCAGATGCGAATCTTGGGTGCCAGCGAAAAATTCCTGAGCCGCAAACATGCCTGCCTCTCGTGCTGCTGAGGCAACGCAGTTTATCAAAAGACCCGCGAACAAATGCATTTTTCAATACTCCACCAGTTTCTCGACGCGCGAGGCGCAAACCGGCATGAAGCCACATCGCTGCCCATCCAGCGACGCTTCTTCATTTCGCACTTTGGACATGCCCACGCTTTGTGATAAAACGGACGCGTTATGAAAGTCTGGGTCTGGCTGGGACTTGCGGGTGCGGTGATGCTCGCGGGGTGCGCGGTCGCCTGTCATCGCAGGACAACTCGCCCCGTCACCACGCAAGTTGTGGTCTTGGGATTTGATGGCGCCGATCCGACGCTGATTTCCAAATATGTAGCGGCCGGCCGGCTTCCGAACCTCGCCCGCCTCGCCCGGACAGGCACGTTCAAGCCGCTAGCGACGACCAATCCCCCGGAATCACCTGTGGCATGGGCCTCATTCGCGACCGGCATCAATCCGGGCGGGACGGGGATTTTTGACTTCCTCAAGCGTGACCCGAAGACGTATCTTCCCCAGCTTGCGCTGGTCGATAAGCGAAAGCCCGAGTTCCTCTTCAGCCTGATTCCCATCCGCCCGCCCAAGGCGATTAATGAGCGCCACGGCACGCCATTTTATGCCGCCGCGGCTGAGGCCGGTTACAAAGTGACCGTGCTTCGGATGCCGCTTGAGTTTCCGCCCACCGAAGTGCCCGGCGGGAAACTCCTGGCCGGCCTTGGCCTGCCAGACGTTCGTGGCACCTGGGGAACGTTCTTTTACTTTGGGACAGACCTGACACCGTGGGACGTTGGGGATACGGAATTCGGAGGAAAACTGGTCCGGCTGACGGTTGAAGATAATCGTGCCACCGCGCTGGTGGATGGCCCCCCCGATCCCACGGCGAAGAAGTTCAGCCGAATCTCCGTTCCCGTGGAATTCACCGTCGCTCCTGCGGACAAGACGGTTACCATTCGGCTGGGCGGCAACTCAGAAAACGTCGGCGAAGGCCAGTGGAGCAGATGGTTCCGATCCAAATTCCCCGTTACGCCGTTTGTCTCGATCAATGCTATTTCGCGCTTCTATGTCCTCGAGACTTCACCCGACCTTCGGGTTTACATGTCACCGCTCAATATCGATCCGGTGCATCCCATTCTGCCCATTTCCTACCCCGCCGAGTTCTCCGCACAGCTCGCGCGAACCTATGGGCTCTACAAAACTCTCGGCTGGTGGCACGATACCTGGGCGCTCAATGAAGAACGGATCAGCGACGGAGTCTTTCTGCAGGATTGCTGGCGAACGTCAAAGAGGCTGGAAGACATCACGCTCGACGAGCTTCGCAACCACCCGCCGTCGCTGATGGTATCCATTTTCACTTTCACGGACAGCATCCAGCACATGTTCTTCCGCCTGATCGATCCTCAGCATCCCCGCTACGATCCCGAGGAGGCCAGGGCGTACGGTAATGCGATTCCGCAGGCATACGAGCGCATGGACGAAATCGTCGGCCAGGTGCTTAAAGCCATGAAACCCGGCGCAACCCTCATCATTGTTTCTGATCATGGCTTTCACACCTGGCGGTGGGGATTTAACACCAACACCTGGCTTGTCCAGAATGGTTATATGACCCTCAAAAATCCCGGCACGGGCGGGAAGAATTACAAATTGGAGGACCTTTCCGGCCAGGGCAGTTTTTTCCCGAATGTGGACTGGAGCCGGACCAGAGCCTACGCGCTGGGTTTGGGACAAATTTATCTGAACGAGCGGGGGCGTGAGGGGGAAGGCATCGTAAGTCCGGGACCCGAGGCAAATCAGTTGCTGCACGAGATTCAGCAGAAGTTGTTGGCCTATCGCGATCCTGACAACGGCCAGCCCGTCTTGAAGAATGTCTATCTCAGCAGGGACATTGATCACGGACCTTACATGAAGGATGCGCCCGACCTTCAACTCAATTTCCAGGTGGGGTATCGAACCTCGTGGCAGACGGCCCTGGGCGCCATTCCTTCCGGTGTGGTGGTTGCCAATGTGCGAAAGTGGAGCGGCGATCATTGCGCCTCCGATCCGAGCGACACTCCCGGCATCTTCTTCTGCAATCGCGCGGTTGAATCGCCAAAGCCCGGCATCCTCGATATCGCTCCCACGGTCCTGATAATCCTGGGCGCCGCCCCGCCCGGCCACCTGGACGGCAAGCCTTTGGACTTCAGGCCAGCGTCTGCAGATAAGGCCCGCAGGTAGGAGGAAGTCCCGCGATGGAGCCACGGTTCGAGGGTCACAGCTTCATATACACGAACGTGACCAGGGAATGGCATTGAAGATCCCAGCCCGAGTGGCTGAAAATGCCCGCCGCACGCCAAAGGGGACGCTGTGGCTTGCGCGACTGCCCGAAATGGTAGAAACGCTCGGGCGCCGCTGGTCACTGACGGTCGGTGATCCCTTCGACCACGAGGACCTGACCGAAGGCTGGGTTGCGCCAGTGACACTCTCAGATGGAACTCCCGCGGTGCTGAAGCTTGGCAATCCGCACATGGAGGGCGAGCACGAAATCCAGGGGTTGCGCTTCTGGGATGGTGACCCGACGGTTCGCCTTCTGGAGGCTGACGAGGACCACGGCGCCATACTCCTTGAGCGCTGCCAACCCGGAACGCCCTTGCGTGCATTACCGGAGCCCGAGCAGGACCCGGTGATCGCAGGACTACTAAGGCGCTTGTGGCGATTGCCGCGCGCACCGCATCCCTTTCGCCCCCTGTCAGAGATGCTGAAACATTGGAGCCGGCAGACGCTTGCGGATGCGCAGAAATGGCCCGATGCAGGGCTGGTGCGGGAGGGTTTGTATTTGTTCTACGAACTGCCGCGCACTGCGACCGCGGAAACCTTGCTGGCGACGGATTTACATGCGGCCAACGTCCTCCGTTCTGAACGGGAGCCCTGGCTGGTGATCGATCCGAAGCCATTTGTTGGTGATCCGGCCTACGATGCAACACAACATCTTTTCAATTGCCATGAGAGGCTTCGAGCAGATCGCGACAGAACGATACGTCGCATTGCCGACCTGCTCGAGGTGGACCATGAGCGAGTCCGGCTATGGACCTTTGCGCGGGCCGCTGCGGAACCCCACGACGACTGGAACGATGAAGAATCACTGGCAATCGCCAGAGCCACAGCTCCTTAGAAAGTGAATCCCAGGTGTACCTTGATAGCGCGGCAGCAGCGCCCTCTTACTGGTTGTCGGAAATCTCACGGCAAAGGAACGGGGCCACCATCGTTTGATAGCGTCACCAGGGTGAGAATCGTCCGCACTCCTGAAAGTCTCCGGTGCTAGAATGCGGGTGCGCCATAATCCACATATGATGAACTGGTTCCCCAGGAGGAGGCATCTTTGAGCGAAATGAGTGAGCGCGATGACATCGGCAAGAAGAAACCGGCGTCTAATATCTCACGAAGAAAGTTCCTGGCTGGAGCGACGACAGCGGCAGCGCTAACCGCCGCGCCAGGAAGTGTTTTGGCGGCCTCGCGGGCGGGAGCGGAATCCGGATTTTCCGGTTTGGGCGCGCAGGGTGGGACTACCCCGCGGGAGAAATCCAACTTCGGGACCATCCGCATTGACGCGACGCCCGGGCACGAGACAAATGCATTCAAACCGAACGAAGCGCTGGGAACTTCAATTGACATGATTCCCTACAAGGCGGCGGACAAGCTCTATGCCGCCCCGATGGTCAAACAGTGCCTGTCTGCCGGCTGGGGACCCATGAGCTACCGCCAGCACACGGAATTGCAGATCGCCGCCTGGCACTGGAATCCCACGGGCGCCTGGAGCGATGCCGCCCGCAAGCGCGGCTATTTCACGGGCAGTTCCGAGCTCCGAGAGCCTATCCTCCATTCATACGGCTACCACCTGCGCCATCGCGGCAATACGCGGAACGGCGGGACAGAATCCGGCTTCTCGCGCCTGACCGATGGCGACCCCAACTCTTATTGGAAAAGCAATCCCTACCTGGCTGAGCGTTACACCGGTGAAAGCGATGCGTTACATCCGCAGTGGGTGGTAATCGATCTTGGAACGGCCCAGCCAGTGAACGCCATGCGGATTGATTGGACTGATCCATACGCGCGCGCGTACAGCATCCAATATTGGACAGGCAATGAAGATGCCATGAGCAAGCCCACCGGAGGCGTCTGGAACACCTTCCCCGGCGGGCTGCTCAAAGAAGGGCATGGCGGAAGCGTGACGCTGAGGATTTCAACGCTGCCCATCACAACGAGATTCTTGCGGGTCCTCATGACAGAATCATCGCACACGCCGGACACGCACGGGCCTGAGGATCCCCGGAACTCGGAAGGATACGCGATCCGTGAAATTTACGCAGGCACGCTGGACGCCGATGGAAATTTCGTAGACCTGATGCAGCATTCACCTGACCAGAACCAGACGGCAACTTACTGTTCCTCCATCGATCCCTGGCACGATGAAGGCGATCTCCACATGGAGGGAGGTGAACAGACGGGGTTCGATCTCTTCTTCACCAGCGGCGTCACCAACAACCTTCCGGCCATGGTACCCATCGCCATGCTCTACGGAATCCCGGAGGACGCGGCAGCGCAGATCGCCTATTTGAAAAAACGCGGATATCCCGTTTCCTATGTGGAAATGGGCGAAGAGCCGGACGGGCAGTACGCCATGCCGGAAGATTACGCCGCTCTGTACCTGCAATTCGCCTCGGCCATTCACCGCGTTGTGCCAGAGGCCAAACTCGGAGGCCCGATATTCGAGGGCGTCAATGAAGATATCAAGGTCTGGCCGGATGCTCAGGGCCGCACGTCGTGGCTGGGCCGCTTTCTGGATTATCTGAAATCGCATGGACGGATTGACGATCTTGCCTTCATGTCGTTTGAGCATTATCCCTTTGAGCCTTGTGCTGTAACCTGGTCTGATCTCTACCGCGAACCGGAACTTGTGAGCCACATCCTCGACGTCTGGAGAGAGGACGGCCTGCCTGAAAACGTTCCGATGATCATTTCGGAGTGCAATCTCTCCTGGAACCTCAACCAGTCGTTTGTCGATATCTTTGGCGCGCTCTGGCTGGCAGAGTATGTGGGCGCGTTTCTGGCCGCTGGCGGCGCCGGAATTAATTACTTCCAGTTTTTCCCTTTCCCGCTCCACAGCGGCTGCCATGGATGGGGGACTTTTGGCGCGTTCGCCGCCGGTGAAGACCACGAAATCAAGGGGTACACTTCGCAGTATTTCGCTTCACGATTGATTAACCTGGAATGGGTGAAACCCGGTGGCCGAATGCATCATTGCTGCCGCGCATCGACCGATGTTCGGGATGGTGCAGGGAACGAATTGCTGGCCGCGTATGCGCTCGATCGGCCCGACGGAGAATGGTCATTGATGATCGTCAATCGTGACCAGCAAAATGCCCGCAAGGTCCATGTCGTGTTTGAAAATCAATCGGCCCGGAAAGAAGGCGGCTTTTCTGGCAAAGTCAGGATGGTGACTTTGGGAACAGAACAATTCCAGTGGCATGCGGACGGAAGCAACAGCCACGCTGATCCGGACGGTCCGCCGCTGGAGTCAACACTGCAAGCTGAAAAAGGAACGC
It includes:
- a CDS encoding discoidin domain-containing protein: MSERDDIGKKKPASNISRRKFLAGATTAAALTAAPGSVLAASRAGAESGFSGLGAQGGTTPREKSNFGTIRIDATPGHETNAFKPNEALGTSIDMIPYKAADKLYAAPMVKQCLSAGWGPMSYRQHTELQIAAWHWNPTGAWSDAARKRGYFTGSSELREPILHSYGYHLRHRGNTRNGGTESGFSRLTDGDPNSYWKSNPYLAERYTGESDALHPQWVVIDLGTAQPVNAMRIDWTDPYARAYSIQYWTGNEDAMSKPTGGVWNTFPGGLLKEGHGGSVTLRISTLPITTRFLRVLMTESSHTPDTHGPEDPRNSEGYAIREIYAGTLDADGNFVDLMQHSPDQNQTATYCSSIDPWHDEGDLHMEGGEQTGFDLFFTSGVTNNLPAMVPIAMLYGIPEDAAAQIAYLKKRGYPVSYVEMGEEPDGQYAMPEDYAALYLQFASAIHRVVPEAKLGGPIFEGVNEDIKVWPDAQGRTSWLGRFLDYLKSHGRIDDLAFMSFEHYPFEPCAVTWSDLYREPELVSHILDVWREDGLPENVPMIISECNLSWNLNQSFVDIFGALWLAEYVGAFLAAGGAGINYFQFFPFPLHSGCHGWGTFGAFAAGEDHEIKGYTSQYFASRLINLEWVKPGGRMHHCCRASTDVRDGAGNELLAAYALDRPDGEWSLMIVNRDQQNARKVHVVFENQSARKEGGFSGKVRMVTLGTEQFQWHADGSNSHADPDGPPLESTLQAEKGTLFTLPKASLTILRGRVER
- a CDS encoding ROK family transcriptional regulator; translated protein: MLGRPRLLRDFNAQQILRLLRKHGPCSRADLARYSGLSAPTISSGVAYLKQHGLIEPMGQGPSNGGRPPNLLRFNSAAGYVAGVDIGTSLVRIALADLNGTIVEKLDVATHSQSTPEHVVSLIATGIRKLRARHKVPAKKLVALAAGVPGITDIQKGVVLSAPILPQWQAVPLREVLAERVGTHATVENDVNLAALGEGRWGIARGVKNFVFLTVGSGIGAGIFINGHLYHGADWAAGEIGYLYVPGTEESPLAILKPGPLEAMIGAKAIECAWRNLEGQSGGSSGQKSELDGGGILDLAESGEPLAGRILQQTARILADAVTNICVVLNPSLVVLGGRVGSRPALFKATSQIIERNEFCRPRVAVSKLATEATVLGAVQLALNVAEQKILPDIENYDAFPREGQALHHSGDYADPRENSGPGTGDVPDLRDS
- a CDS encoding alkaline phosphatase family protein; this encodes MKVWVWLGLAGAVMLAGCAVACHRRTTRPVTTQVVVLGFDGADPTLISKYVAAGRLPNLARLARTGTFKPLATTNPPESPVAWASFATGINPGGTGIFDFLKRDPKTYLPQLALVDKRKPEFLFSLIPIRPPKAINERHGTPFYAAAAEAGYKVTVLRMPLEFPPTEVPGGKLLAGLGLPDVRGTWGTFFYFGTDLTPWDVGDTEFGGKLVRLTVEDNRATALVDGPPDPTAKKFSRISVPVEFTVAPADKTVTIRLGGNSENVGEGQWSRWFRSKFPVTPFVSINAISRFYVLETSPDLRVYMSPLNIDPVHPILPISYPAEFSAQLARTYGLYKTLGWWHDTWALNEERISDGVFLQDCWRTSKRLEDITLDELRNHPPSLMVSIFTFTDSIQHMFFRLIDPQHPRYDPEEARAYGNAIPQAYERMDEIVGQVLKAMKPGATLIIVSDHGFHTWRWGFNTNTWLVQNGYMTLKNPGTGGKNYKLEDLSGQGSFFPNVDWSRTRAYALGLGQIYLNERGREGEGIVSPGPEANQLLHEIQQKLLAYRDPDNGQPVLKNVYLSRDIDHGPYMKDAPDLQLNFQVGYRTSWQTALGAIPSGVVVANVRKWSGDHCASDPSDTPGIFFCNRAVESPKPGILDIAPTVLIILGAAPPGHLDGKPLDFRPASADKARR
- a CDS encoding aminoglycoside phosphotransferase family protein — encoded protein: MALKIPARVAENARRTPKGTLWLARLPEMVETLGRRWSLTVGDPFDHEDLTEGWVAPVTLSDGTPAVLKLGNPHMEGEHEIQGLRFWDGDPTVRLLEADEDHGAILLERCQPGTPLRALPEPEQDPVIAGLLRRLWRLPRAPHPFRPLSEMLKHWSRQTLADAQKWPDAGLVREGLYLFYELPRTATAETLLATDLHAANVLRSEREPWLVIDPKPFVGDPAYDATQHLFNCHERLRADRDRTIRRIADLLEVDHERVRLWTFARAAAEPHDDWNDEESLAIARATAP